The Deltaproteobacteria bacterium DNA segment AAAAGAAGGATGGTCTTTTCCCGTCGGCAGGGTGGAATTTCTGTATCTCTTTCCTGTCCTTTTTGAAGAATTTTTAAACGTGCTCGGTGAAGTTTCCATTTTGGATTTCCTTCGCAGTTTTAAACTGGGCAAAAAAATTCCCGATGCGGTGCACGACAAACTGATTGGATTACTTGTGGACTATATGACAGTTGGGGGGATGCCACAGGCCGTCAATGAATATCTCGTCAACAAAAGTTTTATCCCTGCAAGAAGGGTTCATGAGATATTGACGGCTACATTTAAGGACGATTTTGCCAAATATTCCAGTGAGACATCGGCAGAATATTTATCAGAAGTGCGGAATCGCATCCCATTTGAAATAGGCAATCGCATCAAATATTCAGCCATCGGTGGGCTTCATTCTCGTTCGCAATATATCTCCAAGGCATTTGATGTTCTGCATTCTGCGATGCTTATAGAAAGGGTTTTTCCGACCACGCAGGTAAAACTGCCGCTTGTCAAAAAACCCAAATCTGCCCCCAAGTCTATTTTTGTTGATATTGGGTTGTGCACGCATCTGCTCAAACTAACACGTGACCAGATCAAGGAGAGGCTGATTGACCCTCGTTACAGCGGTGCACTTTGTGAACAATTCGTGGGGCAGGAATTACTGGGTATGGATTTTAACAGACGAAACGAGCTTTACTTTTGGGTCAGGGAAGAAAAAGGGACAAGCTCTGAACTGGATTATATTATGCAAACAGGCAATGAGATATATCCCGTTGAAGTGAAATCGGGGAGTCATGGTTCTCTCAAGTCATTGCACCAATTTTTGTCCCGCAGTGGAGGCAAGATCGGGATCAGATTATTTCAAGGATCAGCTCAAATAGAAGAACATGACGTCATTCTTTCTCCCGCCCAAAACCGTCTGCATTACCGGTTGGTTTCGCTCCCGTTGTATCTGACTTTCAGGTTGGCATCTCTTTTGGGACAATAGCGTATAGGAGACTCAAGTCTTGCAATGTCCATTTTACACAGAGCGGGTTTCTAAAATCTCCAGTACTTCTTTGGAAAGTTTCAGAGAGTGTTGTTTCGCAAGATTGGCGAGACTTTCCCACGTTCCCACATCCGACCATGTGAAGGGTGCTTCCACGACAAGCAGGTCTTTTGACTTTTCCATGATGGCGTAGTCAATCGAGATCGCCGGAGTTTTTTCAAAGAAGTCTTCAATCCGCGTTTCCTTTTCAAGCAAGGAATAAATTTCGGGCATGAATTTTTGAAAAGCCTCCACCATTTTTGCGACGGGAAAAATAAAAGTGCCGCCGTTCCAGAAATAATTTCCGTTTTCCAAAAAATGTTTTGCCGTTTTCGCATCCGGTTTTTCCACAAACTCTTTAACCCTGCTGTCCTCCTTATGCAGATAGCCATGATGGGTGGAGGCAAAAGTGGGCGGAATGCCAATCGTGACAATGGCATTCTGTTTTTCGGCCATTTCAAATGCCTGACGGATGGTTTTACAAAAGACCCCTTCAGGCGTGATGAATTGATCCGAAGGAATGGCCATCAAAACGGCGTCTTTGTTTCTCTGCATGAGCTGAAAGCTAACCCAAGCAAGGCAGGGCGCTGTGTTTTTTTTTTGAGTCTCTCCAAAAATTTGTGAATCGTTTAAAAAAGGCAGTTGTTCTTTCACAAGAGGGACGTAACGCCGGTTCGTGGCGACGAGAATGTTTTGGGGTTCAAAAAGCTGGCTGAGCCTTTCAACGCTTTGCTGTAACAGCGTTTTTTCCGGGTGGATCAATTTAAGAAATTGCTTCGGTTTTTTAGGCGTGCTTAAAGGGGCAAACCGTGTTCCTTCCCCCCCCGCCATAATCAAGGCGTAGAAGGCATTTGACCGTTGCGTTCTGTTTTGCGGCATGTTAGCGGACGTCCTATGGCATTTCAGCCCAAAACGCAACTTTTAGCTTTTGGCGCTACCGCTCCCGATTTTTCCCTTCCGGGTGCCGATGGTCAAACTTATCATCTCCACGATTTCAAAAACAAAGCCAAAGCATTTGTCGTGATTT contains these protein-coding regions:
- a CDS encoding AAA family ATPase; this encodes MSSASRMPLVIRGARQTGKTTLIREFGKRFDQFIELNLEKEANKRIFSNVGDIKDVILSIESVTNKKIVPAKTLLFLDEIQNCPTAITMLRYFYEDAPDLYVISAGSLLEVRMKKEGWSFPVGRVEFLYLFPVLFEEFLNVLGEVSILDFLRSFKLGKKIPDAVHDKLIGLLVDYMTVGGMPQAVNEYLVNKSFIPARRVHEILTATFKDDFAKYSSETSAEYLSEVRNRIPFEIGNRIKYSAIGGLHSRSQYISKAFDVLHSAMLIERVFPTTQVKLPLVKKPKSAPKSIFVDIGLCTHLLKLTRDQIKERLIDPRYSGALCEQFVGQELLGMDFNRRNELYFWVREEKGTSSELDYIMQTGNEIYPVEVKSGSHGSLKSLHQFLSRSGGKIGIRLFQGSAQIEEHDVILSPAQNRLHYRLVSLPLYLTFRLASLLGQ
- a CDS encoding mannose-1-phosphate guanylyltransferase; translated protein: MPQNRTQRSNAFYALIMAGGEGTRFAPLSTPKKPKQFLKLIHPEKTLLQQSVERLSQLFEPQNILVATNRRYVPLVKEQLPFLNDSQIFGETQKKNTAPCLAWVSFQLMQRNKDAVLMAIPSDQFITPEGVFCKTIRQAFEMAEKQNAIVTIGIPPTFASTHHGYLHKEDSRVKEFVEKPDAKTAKHFLENGNYFWNGGTFIFPVAKMVEAFQKFMPEIYSLLEKETRIEDFFEKTPAISIDYAIMEKSKDLLVVEAPFTWSDVGTWESLANLAKQHSLKLSKEVLEILETRSV